In the genome of Olsenella profusa DSM 13989, one region contains:
- a CDS encoding BMC domain-containing protein, whose translation MANVTEALGMIETKGMVGAVEAADAMVKAANVRLVGKERVGGGLVTVFVRGDVGAVKAATDAGAASAQRVGELLSVHVIPRPDGMVESILPSAE comes from the coding sequence ATGGCAAACGTCACTGAGGCACTCGGAATGATCGAGACCAAGGGCATGGTCGGCGCCGTCGAGGCGGCCGATGCGATGGTCAAGGCGGCCAACGTCCGCCTCGTCGGCAAGGAGCGCGTGGGCGGCGGCCTGGTCACCGTCTTCGTCCGCGGCGACGTGGGGGCCGTCAAGGCCGCCACCGACGCCGGCGCGGCGTCGGCCCAGCGCGTGGGCGAGCTCCTGAGCGTCCACGTCATCCCGCGCCCGGACGGCATGGTCGAGTCCATCCTGCCCAGCGCCGAGTAG
- a CDS encoding BMC domain-containing protein has protein sequence MIETKGMVGAVEAADAMVKAANVRLVGKERVGGGLVTVFVRGDVGAVKAATDAGAASAQRVGELLSVHVIPRPDGMVESILPSAE, from the coding sequence ATGATCGAGACCAAGGGCATGGTCGGCGCCGTCGAGGCGGCCGATGCGATGGTCAAGGCGGCCAACGTCCGCCTCGTCGGCAAGGAGCGCGTGGGCGGCGGCCTGGTCACCGTCTTCGTCCGCGGCGACGTGGGGGCCGTCAAGGCCGCCACCGACGCCGGCGCGGCGTCGGCCCAGCGCGTGGGCGAGCTCCTGAGCGTCCACGTCATCCCGCGCCCGGACGGCATGGTCGAGTCCATCCTGCCCAGCGCCGAGTAG
- a CDS encoding BMC domain-containing protein produces the protein MANVTEALGMIETKGMVGAVEAADAMVKAANVRLVGKERVGGGLVTVFVRGDVGAVKAATDAGAASAQRVGELLSVHVIPRPDGMVESILPSAEA, from the coding sequence ATGGCAAACGTCACTGAGGCACTCGGAATGATCGAGACCAAGGGCATGGTCGGCGCCGTCGAGGCGGCCGATGCGATGGTCAAGGCGGCCAACGTCCGCCTCGTCGGCAAGGAGCGCGTGGGCGGCGGCCTGGTCACCGTCTTCGTCCGCGGCGACGTGGGGGCCGTCAAGGCCGCCACCGACGCCGGCGCGGCGTCGGCCCAGCGCGTGGGCGAGCTCCTGAGCGTCCACGTCATCCCGCGCCCGGACGGCATGGTCGAGTCCATCCTGCCCAGCGCCGAGGCCTAG
- a CDS encoding acetaldehyde dehydrogenase (acetylating): MQEYDYDLQSIQAVRNLARRGQVAANQIANYSAEQIDRILRAMVEVAEKNARQLAEMAVEETTFGNVHDKILKNHMASGLLYEQIKDAKTIGVIDVDEEKQVIAIAEPVGLVMGIVPSTNPTSTVLYKSMIALKARNAIVFSPHPKAAKCTNLAIKLMNDAAVAAGAPENVIQGVSMATIAATNELMHAPEVKMIIATGGPGMVKAAYSSGKPALGVGAGNSPSYIERSANVHDAVRRIMASKTFDNGTICASEQSVICETVNHDEVVAEFKAQGGYFMSEHECKKVCSILFRNGHSMSPNFVGHDAQSIAKAAGICVPADTKVLIGEQHGVGPDWPLSYEKLTTVLGFYTVADWHEACDLSITLLQNGIGHTMNIHTEDKEIVRKFSVKPASRILINTGGTQGGTGLSTGLDVALTLGCGTWGGSSVSENVGPQHLINVKRVANGIIEPDQVAAVDETFAKWHPELVGEYGCTSGSCAHAEAADVAAVPTTGSDVGIEVPVGHDTSGISYSVGCNSCTPQAIQDGPSKSDVVDADELNKMINELVSAFRGE, translated from the coding sequence ATGCAGGAATACGATTACGATCTCCAGAGCATCCAGGCCGTGCGCAACCTTGCGCGCAGGGGCCAGGTTGCCGCCAACCAGATCGCAAACTACAGCGCAGAGCAGATCGATCGCATCCTTCGTGCCATGGTCGAGGTTGCCGAGAAGAATGCCAGGCAGCTTGCTGAGATGGCTGTCGAGGAGACCACCTTTGGCAACGTCCATGACAAGATATTGAAGAATCACATGGCTTCCGGCCTGCTCTACGAGCAGATCAAGGACGCCAAGACCATCGGTGTCATCGATGTCGACGAGGAGAAGCAGGTCATCGCCATTGCGGAGCCAGTTGGTCTCGTGATGGGCATCGTGCCCTCCACCAATCCGACCTCCACGGTCCTCTACAAGTCGATGATCGCCCTCAAGGCACGCAACGCCATCGTCTTCTCGCCCCACCCCAAGGCGGCCAAGTGCACCAACCTGGCCATCAAGCTCATGAACGACGCCGCCGTCGCGGCGGGCGCCCCCGAGAACGTCATCCAGGGCGTGAGCATGGCGACCATCGCGGCCACCAACGAGCTCATGCACGCCCCCGAGGTCAAGATGATTATCGCGACCGGTGGTCCTGGCATGGTCAAGGCCGCCTACAGCTCCGGCAAGCCGGCCCTTGGCGTTGGCGCAGGCAACTCGCCCTCGTACATCGAACGTTCCGCCAACGTCCATGACGCCGTTCGTCGCATCATGGCCTCCAAGACCTTTGACAACGGCACCATCTGCGCCTCCGAGCAGAGCGTCATCTGCGAGACTGTGAACCACGATGAGGTCGTTGCCGAGTTCAAGGCCCAGGGTGGCTACTTCATGTCGGAGCACGAGTGCAAGAAGGTCTGTTCGATCCTGTTCCGCAACGGTCACTCGATGAGCCCCAACTTCGTTGGTCACGATGCCCAGAGCATCGCCAAGGCCGCCGGCATCTGCGTTCCCGCAGACACCAAGGTCCTCATCGGCGAGCAGCATGGCGTCGGTCCCGATTGGCCTCTCTCCTACGAGAAGCTCACGACCGTCCTCGGCTTCTACACCGTCGCTGACTGGCACGAGGCCTGCGACCTCTCCATCACCCTCCTCCAGAATGGCATCGGCCATACGATGAACATTCATACCGAGGACAAGGAGATCGTTCGCAAGTTCTCTGTCAAGCCGGCTTCCCGCATCCTCATCAACACGGGTGGCACCCAGGGTGGCACGGGCCTCTCCACCGGTCTCGACGTTGCGCTGACGCTAGGATGTGGCACCTGGGGCGGCAGCTCCGTCTCCGAGAATGTTGGCCCCCAGCATCTCATCAACGTCAAGCGCGTCGCCAACGGCATCATCGAGCCCGACCAGGTTGCTGCGGTGGACGAGACCTTTGCCAAGTGGCATCCCGAGCTCGTCGGCGAGTATGGATGCACGAGCGGCAGCTGTGCCCATGCCGAGGCTGCCGATGTCGCGGCTGTACCCACCACGGGCAGTGACGTGGGAATCGAGGTCCCCGTGGGCCATGACACGAGCGGTATCAGCTATTCCGTTGGCTGCAACAGCTGCACCCCCCAGGCCATACAGGATGGACCGAGCAAGAGTGATGTCGTTGATGCCGACGAACTGAACAAGATGATTAACGAGCTGGTTTCGGCATTCCGCGGGGAGTAG
- a CDS encoding tetratricopeptide repeat protein: MGLSDFYTELDRLYGESGSDVEGFLRKVLRRARLAGDKPAEVASANELGSVLRLRGDLAEAEWLYDTVVRLLESMDVGAEDRARALVNLGDVYVARGRFAAAVDTFDATEALLGDEDGHQYEMSAICNNRSSALRGMNRFAEAHSDLRRAGRLLETVPGSDGVRATNAINLAQVLMDEGRVEEAAEVIVGALVIYETLNAGRDVHRPHALATAARIAYLRGDYVRAGEFYRMAAKVLREKLGDVPYARLLEEKARDMYILASGGLCERSEGEA, translated from the coding sequence GTGGGGCTCTCGGACTTCTATACGGAGCTCGATCGACTCTATGGCGAGTCGGGTTCAGACGTCGAAGGCTTCCTTCGGAAGGTACTCCGACGCGCCCGACTCGCCGGTGACAAGCCCGCGGAGGTGGCCTCAGCCAATGAACTGGGAAGCGTCCTGCGCCTACGTGGCGACCTTGCGGAAGCGGAATGGCTCTACGACACGGTTGTGCGTCTGCTCGAATCGATGGATGTCGGCGCAGAGGACCGTGCGCGGGCGCTCGTCAACCTGGGCGACGTCTATGTGGCTCGGGGCCGCTTTGCCGCCGCCGTTGACACCTTCGATGCCACGGAGGCGCTGCTGGGAGACGAGGATGGTCACCAATATGAGATGAGCGCGATCTGCAACAACCGTAGCAGCGCACTGCGCGGCATGAATCGATTTGCAGAGGCACACTCTGATCTCAGGCGGGCGGGACGGCTTCTGGAGACGGTCCCCGGATCCGATGGCGTGCGTGCGACGAACGCCATCAACCTGGCCCAGGTTCTCATGGACGAGGGGAGGGTCGAGGAGGCGGCCGAGGTCATCGTTGGCGCTCTCGTGATATATGAGACGCTCAATGCCGGCCGTGACGTCCATCGCCCCCACGCCCTGGCCACGGCAGCTCGCATTGCCTACTTGAGGGGTGACTACGTTCGGGCGGGGGAGTTCTACCGTATGGCCGCAAAGGTCCTTCGCGAAAAGCTGGGAGACGTCCCGTATGCACGGCTTCTGGAGGAGAAGGCGCGAGACATGTACATCCTCGCTTCTGGGGGCCTGTGCGAACGCTCGGAAGGGGAGGCATGA
- a CDS encoding EutN/CcmL family microcompartment protein codes for MIVGKLLGSIWATRKYDELSGMKLMQVEAITGGEAGKQLICIDTISAGVGDRVIVTTGASAYLFVRDKFQGSVPVDAVIVGIIDEDVSL; via the coding sequence ATGATTGTCGGTAAGCTCCTGGGCTCCATCTGGGCCACGCGCAAGTACGACGAGCTGAGTGGCATGAAGCTCATGCAAGTCGAGGCCATCACGGGGGGTGAGGCCGGCAAACAGCTCATCTGCATCGATACCATCAGTGCGGGAGTCGGAGACAGGGTCATCGTCACCACGGGTGCCTCCGCATACCTGTTCGTGAGGGACAAGTTCCAGGGGAGCGTCCCGGTAGACGCGGTGATAGTAGGAATCATTGACGAAGACGTGAGTCTTTAG
- a CDS encoding phosphate propanoyltransferase, which yields MKRLISSQDVMTAARGHEDIYVDENTIVTAQALDVAKEHGVAVLDKSGRHDHAAHEATQEEGCGRHDTKDAEPVFSADELEHLISAAFAKGIWTQDDIEPLLGKRDSTIDPDVVPVGISGRHIHLSQHDLDRLFGTGYQLTPLKDLSQPGQFAAQECVTLAGPNGVIERVRVLGPVRSQTQIEVLAGDTFRLGIPQAVRLSGHLEGTPGVTVVGPKGSVTLEEGVIVAARHIHMNPAQAAERGFYDGEVVSLKVEGDRGGQLDNVIIRVTKSGNLDCHIDTEEANALHIKCGSTLRVVR from the coding sequence ATGAAGAGACTTATAAGTTCGCAGGACGTTATGACAGCCGCACGTGGGCATGAGGACATCTATGTTGATGAAAACACCATCGTGACGGCCCAGGCGCTCGACGTTGCAAAGGAGCATGGCGTGGCCGTTCTCGACAAGAGCGGGCGGCACGACCATGCCGCGCATGAGGCCACACAGGAGGAGGGCTGCGGGCGGCATGATACAAAGGACGCAGAGCCAGTCTTCTCTGCCGACGAACTCGAGCATCTTATCTCCGCCGCCTTCGCGAAGGGCATCTGGACGCAGGACGACATCGAGCCCTTGCTTGGTAAGAGGGACTCGACCATTGACCCCGATGTCGTTCCGGTTGGCATCTCTGGCCGTCACATCCACCTGTCTCAGCACGATCTGGACCGTCTGTTTGGCACGGGCTATCAGCTCACACCCCTGAAGGACCTGAGCCAGCCCGGTCAGTTCGCCGCTCAGGAGTGCGTGACTCTTGCGGGACCCAACGGTGTCATCGAGAGGGTCCGCGTGCTGGGACCCGTTCGTTCCCAGACTCAGATCGAGGTTCTGGCTGGCGACACCTTTAGGCTTGGTATTCCCCAGGCGGTTCGCCTTTCTGGGCATCTTGAGGGAACCCCTGGCGTGACCGTCGTTGGTCCCAAGGGTTCCGTGACCCTTGAGGAGGGTGTCATTGTGGCCGCCCGTCACATTCACATGAACCCTGCCCAGGCGGCCGAGCGCGGCTTCTATGACGGAGAGGTCGTCTCACTCAAGGTGGAGGGCGATCGTGGCGGTCAGCTCGACAACGTGATCATTCGCGTGACCAAGAGCGGCAACCTCGACTGTCACATCGACACCGAGGAGGCGAACGCGCTCCACATCAAGTGTGGCTCTACCCTTCGGGTCGTTAGGTAG
- a CDS encoding BMC domain protein produces the protein MIDISVIKAPAPGTMQIIRQRSGVRWPEDFRPAAVGLVQGKLIEMVVASDIAEKTAGVIVTDVRGSCPQNMVMLAIAGETAEVMECLRRIREGKDDAHDCR, from the coding sequence ATGATCGATATCAGCGTCATCAAGGCACCGGCGCCCGGCACCATGCAGATCATTCGCCAGAGGAGCGGAGTCCGGTGGCCAGAGGACTTCAGACCTGCTGCCGTGGGACTTGTCCAGGGCAAGTTGATCGAGATGGTCGTCGCAAGCGACATCGCCGAGAAGACGGCCGGCGTGATCGTCACTGACGTACGTGGATCCTGCCCGCAGAACATGGTGATGCTCGCCATCGCGGGGGAGACCGCCGAGGTCATGGAGTGCCTAAGGCGGATTCGCGAGGGAAAGGACGACGCCCATGATTGTCGGTAA